In the Aeromicrobium fastidiosum genome, TCGTGGTCGTGATCGTGATATCGGCGACCGTCCGTAGCCTGGGTTACGGCCGGACGATCGCCACCGGTCTGGCACTCGCGGCCGTCGGCCTGGGTGGTGTGTCGCTGGCGGCCGGCAGCGCAGACTACCTCTGGCTGGCCGTGGTCATGGTGCCCATCGGTCTGGGCCTTGGCCTGGCCATGACCGTGGCGGCCGACGTCGTGCTGGCGGCCGTGCCGCCGAGACGCGCAGGAGCGGCCTCGGCCGTCACGGAGACGGCCAACGAGCTGGGCGTCGTGCTGGGGATCTCGGTGCTCGGATCGCTGATGTCACTGGTGTACCGCCACTCCTTGTCGCTCCCGGACTCGATCGCCGGCGCGACGCGAGCGACGGTCGAGGACTCGTTCGCGTCCGCCGTGAGGGTGCTTGCGCCGGGGTCGCCGCAGCTGGCCGGGACGCGCGAGGCGTTCGTCGACTCCGTGCAGGCGACGGCTCTCGTGGCTGCTGCTGCCGCCGGGTTGGCTGCAGTCGTCGCGTGGCGGCTCATCCCGAGCGGCCGCGACGTGACCGCGATCGATCGCGCGATCGATCCCGCGTAGGGTCATCCGATGGGACGGACTGCGGGACGGTCACCGGACGGCACGCGGCGGGTCATCCTCGACGCCGCAGCTGACGCACTGGTGCAGAGGGGGAGATCGGCCAGTCTGGCCGACATCGCTCGTGCGGCCGGCGTGACCAAGGGCGGGCTGCTCTACCACTTCGGCAGCAAGGAAGACCTGTTGGTCGCTGTGGCCACCGACATCATGCAGTCGTACGAAGACCTCGTGGAGGGGTTGATCGATCCGGACGACCATGAGCCGGGACGCTTCTGCCGTGCCTACGTCCGCTCGTGCTTCGTCCCCTGGACGCCATCGGAGTCGGCGGGGATGAGCCCGATCGTGATGGCCATGGTGCTGGACGAGCCGCGCACCGTGGCCGTCGTGGGCCGCTTCACGGACCGGCTCGACGAGCGCCTGCGCGGTGACAGGCTGCCCGACGAGATCGTGGCCGTCGTGGTGGCGGCGGCCGACGGTGCGTCGATGCAGCCGCTGTGGTGGGCCGGAACGGACCCGGTGCGCCGCTCCGCGCTCGAGCAGCAGCTGCTGGCGATGACGCATCAGCCTTGACGAAGTATCCATCTGGATAGATGCTGATCGTGCCGGTCTCGGCGACCTCGACTCAGAAGGAGCGTGCTCATGACCTTGGACAAGATCCCCGCCAGTCCCCTGGACACCTCCGCCTCTCCCATGCCGGGACGAGCCATCATCGAGCCTTCGCCCCACGGGTGGGTCGGTGTCGCCATGACGGAGTGGGAGCTCCGAGCGGCCGAATGGACCGACCAGCATCCCTTCGACGAGTACAACTTCGTCCTCGCTGGTGAGCTGCACGTGGAGTCCGATGGGCAGGTCGCGGTCGCGGCGGTGGGCGACACGATCAGGGTGCGCGCCGGATCGACCGGACGATACTGGGCACCGGTGTACGCGCGAATGCTGTCTATCTACGCCCCCAACCCCGAGGGTCTCGATTCGCAGTCGATGGGCCTGCGCCGGCTGGACGGCTGACGGTTCAGACCGTGCGGCGGGTGCGGGGCATCCTGAGAGCCGGGGCGAAGGCACCGCCGAGGGGGGTGGAAGCATCGCGCGCGAGGTCGGCGAACCTTCGTGCGATCACCGCAGAGCCCTCTTCGCCGGGGTGCAGTCCGTCCGGCAGCAGGTGCGCGTCGTCTTCTCCGAGGAGCGACAGTCCGTCGACCACGTGAAGCGTCGGGTCGCCGCGCAGCTCGGCGACGTCCTGGATCACCCGGCGCACCTCGCTCAGGGTGAGTCGGTCGGCCACGCCGTGCGACGGGACGAAGAACTGGCCCGTCTCGAGGTCGATGTCGATCGGCCCCGGACTGTGCTCATGCATCCCGCACCAGATCGGCGTGATGAGGGCGAGCGGCGTGGCAGGATGTCCCGCCCGTACGAGGTCGAGGAATCCGTGCAGGGCTGGGGCCAGGGTGCGCGCGGTGAAGGCATCCCAGTTCACGACGTTGATGCCGATCTTCAACGTGATCACGTCGGCTGGGAGCGCGCTGATCGTCGTCGCCACGAATGGGTCGAGCAGCGCGTTGCCGGCCAGGCCGAGATTGATCGCGTCCATCCCCAGTTGCTCGGACGCCGTGACGGGCCAGATGTCACGAGGACTGGCGATGTCGGAGCCGTGACTGATGGACGAGCCGTAGTGGACCCAGCGCGGCCCGGCGACGGATCGCGGATGTGCGGACACAGGGCCGTCGGCGCGAATCGCGAAGATGCGGGTCTGCGCAGTGTGCGGCAACCACACGCGGACTGGGCGGGCGACCGAGCTGGTGCCGAGCGAGAACGTGATGGTGGACGCCGGTCCTGGGCGGAGCTCGAACACGTCAGCGGGCAGCGCGAACACCAGATCTCCCGCCGACGCATCGCTGTCGACCGTGGTGCTGTGGTCAGGCGTCTCGGCCACCCACTGCGCAGGTCCGGCGCTGTCGCCGTACGTGAAACGCGTCAGATGGGCGTCGATCTCCAGCACGTTCGCCGAGGTGATCAGCTCGATCGAGATGCCGGCGGCCTGGGCGCTCACCAGCTCGAACCCGCTGAAGTGTGCGCGACGTGCCAGCTCGGGATCCAGCCGGCGGGGGACCACGCCACCATCGGCGCTGGCCTCGACGTGCACGGCACCGCGGATCGAGGTCTCGATCGCGGCGACGTCGAGGTTGAACATGCCGGTCCGAGAGGACCCTGTCGAGTCGGTCATGGAGGCGTCCCCGGGTCAGAGGCTGGCATCGCGCAGACCGATGAGTATCGTTCGCAGTCGCTCGATCGCCCGCCCCATGCGGTCTTCGTCGATACCCTGGGTCAGCTGATCGAACACGAGACCGTCGAGTGCGGCGAAGACAAGATCGGTCAACGCGGGGTCGTCTCCGAGTCCCATGGCGACGAGCGCCCGCTGAGTCGCTTCGCGATAGCTGGCGTAGAGACGTTCGGTCAGGTGAGCGAGCGCAGGCGTCCGGCGGGCCTCGAGCATGAGCTCGTACTGGAAGGCCTGCGTCTCGGGCTTGAGACTCACGGCGGCTGGAAGGCTGGCAGAGAAGTCAGCCAGCTCGCCGGTCGCGGGCTCCAAGGCACCTTCCTCCATGCTCGTGGCGATGGAGTGCTCCAGGGCCGCCTCGATCAAGGCGTCGCGTGTGCCGAAGTGGTGTCGGACGAGGCCGTGCGTCATTCCTGCCTGGGTGGCCACCGCGCGGAACGTCAGGTTGCGCAGACCGCGAGTCGCCACGACGTGGACGGCTGCGCGAAGAAGGGCCTCGCGCCCCCCGCCGTATGCGGGACGTACTGCTGGCGTGGCCTCGCCCTCGTTCACCGGAACTCCTCGTCGTCGCGGCAAGCCTAGTGGCCTGAAGTCCGGGCCTGCCAACTGACAGACCCGCAGGGTGGCCAGATCGGCCGGTGGACACATTTCTGCGTGATGTGGTTGCCGTCACGCCTGAATCCGGGGTACGGTCACTCGATCGTAAAAACGATTCAATTGATTCAGCGGATCGCTGGCCAAGATGATCCCGCACACACTACTGTCCAAACGGATAGAATGCCAACCGCCATCATTGGAGCCACCCGTGAGCCAAGACCTCGACCTGAATCGTCGCAACTTCCTGCGCATTGGCGCCGCCATCGGCCTGACGCTCACAGCCGGAGGTGCCCTTGCCGCCTGCGACAGCGGTTCGACCCCGGGCTCGCAGGCAGCTCCGGGTTACCAGAAGCCGAAGCAGGGTGGACAGTTCGTGCGCGGCATCGTCGGCGACGGACCCGAGTTCGGGTGGAACCCCTTCAATGCTGGTGGGCTCGGTGACTACGTGCGCAACGTCGCGGTCTACGACACCCTGGTCTTCGCCGGTGTGAAGGAATCTCAGCCCGCACTCCTGACGTCTTGGGACGTCAGCGAGGACTCGATGACCTGGACCCTGCACCTGCGTGAGAACGTGACGTGGCACGACGGATCGCCGTTCATCGCGGACGACGTGGTCTTCTCCCTCAACGCGATGGCGACGTCGTTCTTCGGCGCGTCCGTTGTGACGAACGTCGACGTGAAGAAGATCCGCGCGGTCGACTCCCTGACGGTCGAGGTGCCGATGAAGGTCGCCGATGCCGGCTGGATCGCACTCACGACCTCGGCGAATGCCGCCATCGTCAAGAACGGTACGACTGACTTCAGCAAGCCCAACGGCACGGGCGCGTTCGTCTTCGCATCGGGCACCCCGGGTCAGCGCGCGACGTTCAAGCGCAACGACACGTACTGGGTGCCCGGGGCGCCGTATCCCGACACCTTGATCATCGTGGCCATCGCGGACGACAACGCGGCTCTGAGCGCCGTACGTGCGGGCCAGATCGATGCTGTGTCCATCCCGCTCAATCTCGCCCGGAGCGCCAAGGATCTGCAGGTCACCAAGTCGAACCCGCCAGCCATTGCCAACAGCGGCCTCGTCATGAAGGTGGATGCGGCACCGTTCGATGACGTTCGAGTGCGGCAGGCCATGGCGCTCGCGGTGGACAGGGAGCTGATCAACCGGCAGATGTTCCTCGGCGAGGGCATCATCATGAACGACCTGATCGGCAAGGGCAAGGAGTTCAACCTGCCCTTCTACGATGACAGCCTCGCGCAACGCACGTACGACCCCAAGGCCGCCCGAGCGCTGCTCAAGCAGGCAGGTCACGACCGGCTCTCGGTCGAGCTCGTGGTCACCCCGTTGTTCGGCGCTGACCAGCTCGGTGCGTTGGTCAAGGAGTCGGCCAAGGCCGCAGGATTCGACGTCACGTTGAAGTCCGTGTCGCCCGACGCGTACTTCAACCCGCAGCAGGGGTATCTCTCCCGCCCGTTCACCGTCGCGATCTGGCCGGCTGACTCCCTGCGGGCCTTCTACGACCAGGCACTCGGGTCGGCTGCGACGTCGAACGAGTCGAGCTTCAAGGACTCGACCTACGACACGCTGTTCGCCTCCGCGAGAGCGGAACGCGACGAGGCTGCGGCGACCGAGAAGTGGGCAGCTGTCCAGAAGTACGTGCACGAGCAGGTCCCCTACATCTGGCCGGCGAACGGTCCTGCTGCGAACGTCTACGCCAAGAAGGTGCACAACGTCTTTGCGGACTACACCCCGGACAAGAAGTTCCCGACTGCTCAGATCGGGAGCGCCCCGAGCGGCTGGCAGTACCTCTGGGTCGAGTGAGCATGGCAACCTACCTTCTGCGTCGCCTCGGCATCGCCGTCGCAACCCTCTTGGCACTGTCGTTCCTCGTCTTCTCAGCCCTGGAGGCGCTGCCCGGCGACCTTGCCAGCAGGATCCTCGGTCGTGGTGCCACGCCCCGAGCAGTCGCCGAGCTGAACGCTCAGCTCGGTCTGGACCAGCCGTTCCTGTCGAGGTACTTCTCGTGGCTCGGAAACTTCCTGCAGGGTGACTTTGGCACGTTGGTCGGCAAAGGCTCCAACTCCAGCGCCACGGTCAGCGGGCTGTTGGCCAATCAGGGGGTGAACTCCCTGCTGCTGGGCGGCGTGACGCTGTTGCTGCTGGTGCCGATCGTGCTCGTGGTCGGTTCGGTGACGGCTGTGCGTGCCGGCGGGGTGACCGACAGCGTCATCAGCGGGCTCAGCTTCGTCTTCTTGTCCGTGCCCGAGTTCGTCGTCGGCACCGTCTTGATCTACCTGCTCTCAGTGCGGCTCGACCTGCTGCCGCCTCTTTCACTGTTGGGCCAGGGTGAGTCCCCCATCACCCAACCTGAGGTTCTGGTGCTGCCGGTCCTGACTCTTCTCCTTGGTCTGGTGGCATTCGCCGGACGATTCCTGCGCGCCAGCATGATCGACGTCCTGACATCCGAGTTCGTGCAGTCGGCTCGATTGAATGGCACCCCAGAGCGTCGGATCGTGTGGAAGATCGCCCTGCGCAGCGCCTTGGTACCCACCGTGCAGATCATCGCCATGCTCGTCCCGTACCTCGTAGGAGGCCTCATCATCGTGGAGACTGTCTTCAGCTATCCGGGCATCGGGTCGCAGTTCTCGGCAGGTGTGCTGAGCGGCGAGATCCGCCTCGTCCAGGCAGTCGCTGTGCTCAGCGCAGCCATGACCGTGTTCGCCAATCTCGGCGCCGATCTCCTCGTGATGTTCCTCGTCCCCAAGCTCCGTCCCGGAGCGTCACGATGAAGCGCATGGTCCGCTTTCGCGGCATGACCGGAATCGGAGCGGGGCTCTTGGCGCTGGTGGCGCTGATTGCGGTCTTCGGCCCATTGATCTCACCGCACTCTCCGAATGCTGCGCTCGGGATTCCGGCGACCGGGCCGGCTTCGGGCCTTCCGTTCGGCACTGATGTGCTGGGACGGGATGTCTTGAGCCGGACGCTCTCAGGCGGCCGCGTCATCCTGGCCATCGCGCTCGTGGCCACGGTGGTCGCCTATTCGGTGGGGGGAGCGTTGGGACTCTTCGCGGCCTTCCGGCGCGGCAGGACCGATCGCACCGTCATGTCGGTGGTGGATCTCTTCCTCGCGTTCCCCAGTCTGCTCCTCCTGCTGCTCACCATCGCTGCTCTCGGCGCGGGCAGCGTCAGCGTCCTGGTGGGAGCGATCTTTGCTCAGATTCCTGTGATTGCCCGGTACGTCCGCACCATCTCGCTGGAGGTCGGCACGACGACCTACGTCGAGGCAGCGGCACTACGCGGAGAGAGGACCACTGCCGTCCTGCGGCGCGAGATCATCCCCAACATCTCGCGCCCGCTGCTGGCCGACATCCCCCTGCGGTTCATCATCAGCATGTTCCTCGTGACCTCTGCCAGCTTCCTGGGCGCGGGTTCTGCCCCGCCCGCGGCGGACTGGGGGCGAATGATCCTCGAGAACCAGCAGATCTTCTCGCTGAACCCGCTGGCCGTGCTCCTGCCGGTCATCCCGATCGCCTTGGCGACGATCGGTGCCAACTTGCTCGGCGAGGGCCTGGCCCGAGGATTGGATCGATCACATGTCTGACCACGACGTACTCCGCCTGGAAGGCTTCCGGGCGACGATCACGAGCGGTCGCGCCATCGTCGACGACGTGAGTCTGTCAGTCAGGGGCGGCGAGGTCCTGGCGGTCGTCGGCGAGTCCGGATCCGGCAAGTCGACCATGGCCCTGGGACTTCTGGGTTTCGCGAAGCCGGGTGTCGAGATCACCAGCCGGTCGCTGGTGATCGGCGGCGAGGACGTGCCTCTGGACGACGAACCCCTGGCACGCACGTATCGTGGCCAGAAGATCTCGTACGTCCCTCAGGACCCGTCGACGGCCCTGAACCCTGTCCACCGGGTCGGCAAGCTCATCAAGGAGATGCGCCACGTCCACGGCCTCGCGGTCGATGACGCCTTCGTCGCCCGCCAGCTGGAGCGTGTCGGGCTGCCAGGATCTGCCGAGTTCCGTTCACGATTCCCGCATCAGCTGTCAGGTGGTCAGCGCCAGCGACTGGCCATCGCCGTGTCGTTGGCCTGCGACCCTCAGGTGTTGGTCCTTGACGAGCCGACGACAGCGCTCGACGTGCTGGCGCAGGGACAGTTCCTCGTCGAGCTCGACCGGCTGAGGCGCGACGAGGGCGTTGCGATCGTGTACATCACGCACGACATCGCCTCGATCGCTGAGCTGGCCGACACGATCGTCGTCATGTACGACGGCCGGATCGTGGAGCGAGGCCCTGCTGCCTCGGTCCTGCACCGACCGCAGCACCCTTACACGGCAGCGCTGCTGGCATGCGCGCCCGATGTCGAGGTGCGTCGCAAGCTGGTGCCGATTCCCGGCGAGAGCGCCAGTGGGGTCCCACAGACCGGTTGCCCGTACGTGACGCGCTGCACCCTAGGGGTGGCGCGCTGCACAGAGTCCATGCCAGACGAGAGTCTGGTCGGTCCGGCCCACAGTGTGCGCTGCTTCGAGTCGTCGAAGGTGACCGTGGTCGACATCGAACTGCTTGACGTCCCCGCGTCTCTTCGTGGATCGGCCGTTCTCGAGGTGCAGGACTTGACCGTGCAGTACCGGCAGCGCGGCAAGGTCGTGGCGTCGGTCGACGACGTCTCGCTGTCCGTGGGACGAGGCGAGTGCGTCGCAGTGGTCGGCGCGTCAGGCAGCGGCAAGACCACGGTGGCCCGCGCCGTCATGGGCCTGACACCGGCTCGCGGGGGACGGGTGCTCTTGCGAGGCGAACTGCTCTCCAGCGGGATCGATCGACGCACGGTCGCGCAGATGCAGTCGATCCAGATGGTGTTCCAGAACCCGTTCGAATCGCTCAACCCACGCCGATCGGTCCTGGACCAGGTGGCTCGGCCGGCGATCACCCTGCGCGGGTCTCGCGCCAAGGACGCCGACACCGCGGCTCAACGACTGCTCGACATGGTCCGCCTGCCGGCGGCGAAGTACCGGCTGCTGCCGCGCGAGCTCTCTGGAGGCGAGCGGCAACGCGTCGCCTTGGCGCGTGCGCTGGTCAGCGACCCGGAGGTCCTCGTGTGCGACGAGATCACCTCCGCCCTCGACGTGTCCGTTCAGGCTGCTGTGCTGGAGACGTTGCGAGACCTGTCAGAACAGCTCGGTCTGGCGGTCCTCTTCATCACCCACGACCTGGGTGTCGTCGCCTCGATCGCTGACCGTGTCGTCGTCCTCGAGTCCGGTCGGGTTCGCGAGACCGGAACGACCGACCAGGTACTTCGCAACCCGGAGAACGACTACACCCGTGAGCTCATCGCGGCCGCCCCGCGCATTCAGCGATGAGGGCGGCAGCGTGACCGGACATGGAACTCGCACCTCGCCCGTCGTCGTGACGCCGCTGGGCGCAGTGAGGGGAGTCGCGCGCGACGGATCCGAGGCATTCCTCGGCATCCCGTTCGCGGAAGCGCCGGTCGGACCTCTGCGGTTCGCGGCACCCACGCCGGTGTCGCCCTGGGCCGGCGTTCGCGACGCGTCGCACCACGGTCCGACCCCCCAACGCGGAGTGGCTGCGATGCCGACGCTCATCCCCGAACCATCCGTGCCTGGAGACGCGACGCTCAACGTCAATGTGTTCAGGCCGTCGGTGACGAGCGACGAGCTGCGGCCGGTCCTCGTCTGGATCCATGGGGGCGGGTTCGTCTCCGGGTCGCCGGCGAGCCCCTGGTACGACGGCGAGGCGTTCAATCGCGATGGAGTCGTCAGCGTGGTGGTGTCGTACCGGCTCGGCTTCGAGGGATTCGGCTGGATCGAGGACGCACCTGTCAACCGTGCCGTTCTCGACTGGGTTGCGGCGCTGCAGTGGGTGCAGCGGTGCATCTCGGCTTTCGGCGGTGATCCGGCCCGGGTGACGATCGCGGGTCAGTCGGCCGGCGGCACCGCCGTCCTCACCCTGATGGGGATGGAGTCTGCGCGGGGGCTCTTCTCAGGTGCCATCGCTCTGTCACCGGCAGCCTTCCACTGTCCTGCCTCGCGGGCGCAGGCGACAGGACGACGGATGGCCGAGCTCGCCGGCGTGCCGGCCACTGTCGCGGGATGGCGGACCATCCCCGAAACCGTCGTGATGGAGTTGCAGGAGCAGCTGCTGGCTCCCGGCGACTCGGACGACGCCGCCCAGACCACTGCCGACTTCATCACCGACGGGATGGGTTGGGGTCCGTGGATCGACGGGGACCTGATCCAGGTGCCGAGTCTGTCCGCTGCAACCTCGGACGCCGCGCTCGATGTTCCACTGGTGATCGGAAGCACCGATGACGAGTTCACCCAGGTGTTCGCGGCTGACCCCGGCGTGGTCGGTGTCGCCCCTGCTGAGGTGCTTCGGCGGATCGGGGTGAGCCCCGCCGCAGCGTCGACGTATCTCGCCAGTCGCGATGACGCAGCACCCGAGGTGATCGGGCAGATCGCCACGGACCTCATCTTCCGCGCCCCCGCGCACGACGTGGCCGCTCGCCGGTCCGAGCGAGGGTCCGTCACGTGGCTCTACCGGTTCGCGTGGCCGTCTGGCTCCGTGGGCTCGGCCGTCCACTGCGTCGACGTCCCGTTCTTCTTCGACCTGCTCGATCGCGAGGACGTGACAGCCTTGCTCGGCGACGCTCCGCCCCACGACCTGGCGCGTCACGTCCATGGGGCCGCGGCCATGTTCATCGTCAGCAGAGCTGCCAGCTGGCCGGCGTACACCCCGGACGAGCCGTCGGTCATGATCTTCGACGTCCCTTCGCGGGTCGTCCGCGACAGCGGGGAAGCGCTGCGCGGTCTCCTGTCATCCGATCCCGAAGCTCGTCACATCAGTGGTTGAGAGGCCCGTCATGAAAAGCAGCGCGGTCGATCCATGGTCAGCCACGATGATCACTCCGGCTGTGGACCTTGCCGTGGCACCGCTGTTCCGGAAGGAGCTGACACTCGATGACGGTCATGGGCACGTGGAGTCGGCGATCTTGCGCGTCAGCAGCCTGGGCGTGCACGACGTCCGCGTCAATGGTGCTCCGGTGTCAGACGACGTCCTCAGTCCGGGGTGGAGCAGCTACGAGTGGCGGCTGAGGTACCGCACGCACGACGTCAGCCGCCTGGTCGCGAACACGACCGTCGTCACTGCGCTCGTCGGCAACGGGTGGCACCGTGGCCGGCTCGGCTTCATGGCGGGACGGGCGTTCTACGGTCAGCGGCTCGGGCTGATCGCGGAGCTGGAGGTCACGTTTGGTGACGGGCACGTCCAGACGGTCCTCACGGACGATTCATGGACGGCACATCCGTCGGACGTCCTCGAGAATGATCTGTACGACGGTCAGACGATCGACGCTGGTCGCCGTGCAGCAGCCTGGTACGAGCCGGGTGCCCAGCCAGACCTCACCATTCCCACCATCGGCATCGATTTCGACACCACACGACTTGCTCCATATGTCGGACCGCCGGTGACTCGGCAGGACGTGATCACACCGGTCGCGGTGTGGACCTCGCCATCGGGTCGCACGTTGGTCGACTTCGGCCAGAACCTGGTCGGATGGTTGCGCTTCACCGTCAGGGGCCCGGCAGGCAGCGAGATCAGGGTCCGTCACGCCGAGGTGCTCGAACATGACGAGCTGGGCGTTCGGCCGCTCCAGGACGCACGGGCCACCGATCGGTTCATCCTCAGCGGTGACAGCGATTTCTTCGAGCCGACCATGACCTTCCACGGCTTCCGGTACGCCGAGATCACGGGCTGGCCGACGGCCGTCGCCGGGGAGCTGACGCCGGAGTCACTCGAAGCCGTCGTCGTGCATTCTCGGATCGAGCGGACTGGCCGGTTCGAGTGCTCGGATCCGATGCTCAACCAGCTGCACAGCAATGTCGTCTGGGGAACCAAGGGCAACTTTCTCGACCTGCCGACTGATTGCCCCCAGCGCAACGAGCGGCTCGGCTGGACCGGCGACATCAGTGTCTTCGCACCCACTGCCGCGTACCTCTTCGACGTCGACTCGTTCCTGTCCGACTGGCTGGTCGACCTCGCGCTCGAGCAGGAGCACGCGAACGGCGTGGTGCCATTCGTGGTCCCTGACATCTTCAAGATGAACCCCCCTGTCGAGGGCTTCGGTGAACCCGACAGCACGGCCTTCTGGTCGGACGCCGCGGTGTGGGTGCCGTGGGCGCTGTGGCAGGCCTACGGCGACCGATCGGTGCTGGAGCGGCAGTACCCCTCGATGGCGGCTCACGTCAGACGGGTGCGTTCGCTGCTGTCTCCTACCGGCCTGTGGGACACCAGCTTCCAGTTCGGCGACTGGCTCGACCCAGATGCGCCCCCGGAGAACCCCTACCAGGCGAAGGCTGACGAAGGGGTC is a window encoding:
- a CDS encoding carboxylesterase/lipase family protein, producing MTGHGTRTSPVVVTPLGAVRGVARDGSEAFLGIPFAEAPVGPLRFAAPTPVSPWAGVRDASHHGPTPQRGVAAMPTLIPEPSVPGDATLNVNVFRPSVTSDELRPVLVWIHGGGFVSGSPASPWYDGEAFNRDGVVSVVVSYRLGFEGFGWIEDAPVNRAVLDWVAALQWVQRCISAFGGDPARVTIAGQSAGGTAVLTLMGMESARGLFSGAIALSPAAFHCPASRAQATGRRMAELAGVPATVAGWRTIPETVVMELQEQLLAPGDSDDAAQTTADFITDGMGWGPWIDGDLIQVPSLSAATSDAALDVPLVIGSTDDEFTQVFAADPGVVGVAPAEVLRRIGVSPAAASTYLASRDDAAPEVIGQIATDLIFRAPAHDVAARRSERGSVTWLYRFAWPSGSVGSAVHCVDVPFFFDLLDREDVTALLGDAPPHDLARHVHGAAAMFIVSRAASWPAYTPDEPSVMIFDVPSRVVRDSGEALRGLLSSDPEARHISG
- a CDS encoding GDSL-type esterase/lipase family protein, producing the protein MTDSTGSSRTGMFNLDVAAIETSIRGAVHVEASADGGVVPRRLDPELARRAHFSGFELVSAQAAGISIELITSANVLEIDAHLTRFTYGDSAGPAQWVAETPDHSTTVDSDASAGDLVFALPADVFELRPGPASTITFSLGTSSVARPVRVWLPHTAQTRIFAIRADGPVSAHPRSVAGPRWVHYGSSISHGSDIASPRDIWPVTASEQLGMDAINLGLAGNALLDPFVATTISALPADVITLKIGINVVNWDAFTARTLAPALHGFLDLVRAGHPATPLALITPIWCGMHEHSPGPIDIDLETGQFFVPSHGVADRLTLSEVRRVIQDVAELRGDPTLHVVDGLSLLGEDDAHLLPDGLHPGEEGSAVIARRFADLARDASTPLGGAFAPALRMPRTRRTV
- a CDS encoding ABC transporter permease, translated to MKRMVRFRGMTGIGAGLLALVALIAVFGPLISPHSPNAALGIPATGPASGLPFGTDVLGRDVLSRTLSGGRVILAIALVATVVAYSVGGALGLFAAFRRGRTDRTVMSVVDLFLAFPSLLLLLLTIAALGAGSVSVLVGAIFAQIPVIARYVRTISLEVGTTTYVEAAALRGERTTAVLRREIIPNISRPLLADIPLRFIISMFLVTSASFLGAGSAPPAADWGRMILENQQIFSLNPLAVLLPVIPIALATIGANLLGEGLARGLDRSHV
- a CDS encoding TetR/AcrR family transcriptional regulator; its protein translation is MGRTAGRSPDGTRRVILDAAADALVQRGRSASLADIARAAGVTKGGLLYHFGSKEDLLVAVATDIMQSYEDLVEGLIDPDDHEPGRFCRAYVRSCFVPWTPSESAGMSPIVMAMVLDEPRTVAVVGRFTDRLDERLRGDRLPDEIVAVVVAAADGASMQPLWWAGTDPVRRSALEQQLLAMTHQP
- a CDS encoding ABC transporter ATP-binding protein: MSDHDVLRLEGFRATITSGRAIVDDVSLSVRGGEVLAVVGESGSGKSTMALGLLGFAKPGVEITSRSLVIGGEDVPLDDEPLARTYRGQKISYVPQDPSTALNPVHRVGKLIKEMRHVHGLAVDDAFVARQLERVGLPGSAEFRSRFPHQLSGGQRQRLAIAVSLACDPQVLVLDEPTTALDVLAQGQFLVELDRLRRDEGVAIVYITHDIASIAELADTIVVMYDGRIVERGPAASVLHRPQHPYTAALLACAPDVEVRRKLVPIPGESASGVPQTGCPYVTRCTLGVARCTESMPDESLVGPAHSVRCFESSKVTVVDIELLDVPASLRGSAVLEVQDLTVQYRQRGKVVASVDDVSLSVGRGECVAVVGASGSGKTTVARAVMGLTPARGGRVLLRGELLSSGIDRRTVAQMQSIQMVFQNPFESLNPRRSVLDQVARPAITLRGSRAKDADTAAQRLLDMVRLPAAKYRLLPRELSGGERQRVALARALVSDPEVLVCDEITSALDVSVQAAVLETLRDLSEQLGLAVLFITHDLGVVASIADRVVVLESGRVRETGTTDQVLRNPENDYTRELIAAAPRIQR
- a CDS encoding cupin domain-containing protein; the encoded protein is MTLDKIPASPLDTSASPMPGRAIIEPSPHGWVGVAMTEWELRAAEWTDQHPFDEYNFVLAGELHVESDGQVAVAAVGDTIRVRAGSTGRYWAPVYARMLSIYAPNPEGLDSQSMGLRRLDG
- a CDS encoding ABC transporter substrate-binding protein; translation: MSQDLDLNRRNFLRIGAAIGLTLTAGGALAACDSGSTPGSQAAPGYQKPKQGGQFVRGIVGDGPEFGWNPFNAGGLGDYVRNVAVYDTLVFAGVKESQPALLTSWDVSEDSMTWTLHLRENVTWHDGSPFIADDVVFSLNAMATSFFGASVVTNVDVKKIRAVDSLTVEVPMKVADAGWIALTTSANAAIVKNGTTDFSKPNGTGAFVFASGTPGQRATFKRNDTYWVPGAPYPDTLIIVAIADDNAALSAVRAGQIDAVSIPLNLARSAKDLQVTKSNPPAIANSGLVMKVDAAPFDDVRVRQAMALAVDRELINRQMFLGEGIIMNDLIGKGKEFNLPFYDDSLAQRTYDPKAARALLKQAGHDRLSVELVVTPLFGADQLGALVKESAKAAGFDVTLKSVSPDAYFNPQQGYLSRPFTVAIWPADSLRAFYDQALGSAATSNESSFKDSTYDTLFASARAERDEAAATEKWAAVQKYVHEQVPYIWPANGPAANVYAKKVHNVFADYTPDKKFPTAQIGSAPSGWQYLWVE
- a CDS encoding ABC transporter permease, giving the protein MATYLLRRLGIAVATLLALSFLVFSALEALPGDLASRILGRGATPRAVAELNAQLGLDQPFLSRYFSWLGNFLQGDFGTLVGKGSNSSATVSGLLANQGVNSLLLGGVTLLLLVPIVLVVGSVTAVRAGGVTDSVISGLSFVFLSVPEFVVGTVLIYLLSVRLDLLPPLSLLGQGESPITQPEVLVLPVLTLLLGLVAFAGRFLRASMIDVLTSEFVQSARLNGTPERRIVWKIALRSALVPTVQIIAMLVPYLVGGLIIVETVFSYPGIGSQFSAGVLSGEIRLVQAVAVLSAAMTVFANLGADLLVMFLVPKLRPGASR
- a CDS encoding TetR/AcrR family transcriptional regulator, which encodes MNEGEATPAVRPAYGGGREALLRAAVHVVATRGLRNLTFRAVATQAGMTHGLVRHHFGTRDALIEAALEHSIATSMEEGALEPATGELADFSASLPAAVSLKPETQAFQYELMLEARRTPALAHLTERLYASYREATQRALVAMGLGDDPALTDLVFAALDGLVFDQLTQGIDEDRMGRAIERLRTILIGLRDASL